ACTGAGAGAAGTCAAAGGTCTGGAAGGATTAGTATCACTCACAATGTTGGATGTGTTGAAGTGCCCAAAGTTATCTAGGCTTGGTAAGGTAGAATGTTTGATGTCTCTGAGGTGCTTAAAGATGGGACCTTCGGAAGCATTAGAGAGGTTGATGGATCGTTTGGAACTGAGTAATTTAAAGGTGCTTCCAAGTTGTGAGAATCAAGTTGgatttcaagttcttaatagCTTCATTTGCTTGGAAGTTTTGGATCTCACTAAATGCATGTCTATGGAAAGATTGGACCTTTCAACTTTGAAGCTTTTAAGGAAAGCAAGTGTTAGGAAATGCAAGAATCTAGTCGAAATTAGAGGCCTTGACAGCTTGGTATACTTGGAGAGGTTGGATATCTCTGAGTGCACATCCATTAAGAGACTAGATATTGCAAAATTGAAGTTTCTGAGATATTTTTGGGCTTCCAAATGCAAGAATTTATCTAAAGTCCAAGGCCTTGATGTCTTGGAGTGCTTGGAATGGGTGGACATCTCTGGGTGCACATCGATTGAAATATTACCAGACCTTTCATGCTACAACACCCTGAAGTTTCTGAACATCAACCACTGCGAGAAACTACGTGATATTCTGGCCCTGGAGAAATTCTCATCCTGCCAATGGCTTTGCATTGATGGATGCAAGTCCCTAGAGAAACTGCCAAAcctttcaaaatttgaaggtttgATAGAGTTGATAGTGAAAGATTGTCATGAACTTCTGGATATGTCAGAGCTTAAAGAGTTGAGATCATTAGAATTTATAGATATGTCAAGATGCAAGTCCATTGAGCATCTGCCAGATATGTCGATGTGCAAGAACTTGAAATGTTTGGTTGTAAGAGACTGCGAGAAACTTATTGAGCTTATGGGGCTTGGAGACTTGGACACGCTGTGGCAAGTGGATATTTCTGGATGCAAGTCACTGAAACAAATACCAGAATTACCTGGAGCACACATCATGCAGAATTATGGCGAACCTATGTTTCATCCCTTGTATGGGACTATCACTTTCAGCTGATATGCTGCACATAGTTCTACTGCCATGTCAAAGTTGAGAGATTAAAAGAAGGTGATCACCCATGCCCTGTTCACACCTATTCCTGTGTTTTAATAGTGTTATCTGTATCAAGAAGTAGATTTTCCTTCATGGCCTTTTCTATTATCATTTCTTTCCACTATATAGTTCAAGCAATGGAAAGAAGTTGATGCTCTGGCAATTGTTTATTTCTAGAGTGGAACTTCTTCACCCAGTTGGAAACCTTCTCTAAGTATTTTTGATA
This genomic stretch from Eucalyptus grandis isolate ANBG69807.140 chromosome 3, ASM1654582v1, whole genome shotgun sequence harbors:
- the LOC104438892 gene encoding disease resistance protein TAO1-like isoform X3, with product MLRKLPDLSTLKHLSELSLTVCSELREVKGLEGLVSLTMLDVLKCPKLSRLGKVECLMSLRCLKMGPSEALERLMDRLELSNLKVLPSCENQVGFQVLNSFICLEVLDLTKCMSMERLDLSTLKLLRKASVRKCKNLVEIRGLDSLVYLERLDISECTSIKRLDIAKLKFLRYFWASKCKNLSKVQGLDVLECLEWVDISGCTSIEILPDLSCYNTLKFLNINHCEKLRDILALEKFSSCQWLCIDGCKSLEKLPNLSKFEGLIELIVKDCHELLDMSELKELRSLEFIDMSRCKSIEHLPDMSMCKNLKCLVVRDCEKLIELMGLGDLDTLWQVDISGCKSLKQIPELPGAHIMQNYGEPMFHPLYGTITFS